TAACGAAATAACGGTATGATCTTTCATGGTGGCGTATCCTCCAGGTTGTTTGATTCATTCGCAGTTTCAAATCAACCAGATACGCCGCTTTTTTCAAGTACTCAATACACCACTTTCAGTTATAACTCGAGCCTCCTTCACTCCCCCCCTTTTTATTGCACTCTCAACTCTGGGTAAGAATGTCCGACAAGTATAACTGGCCTGTTCTAATGTCATCTCCTGTAAGAACTAAAATAAGAGAAGGAATCGATTCGCATATCCAACACCATGGACCAGGCTGTGAATCATTTGAAATCCAAATAGATATTCATCATTCCAATACCTTTAGAGCTCTAGCAAAGTGTCGATGCAAGGATGTGAACCACGCTTTTATCGTAAGAAGAGAGATCCCCCAACAAGCCCCTTTCAATTTCTTTCCACATTCAAAGTGACGGGTCTAGTTGACTCTCCTCGACCAATATAACCTATCACACTTAATCACAACCTCACTTAAATAGTCCTTACGGTTTTCACCTCTTTTTTGTAGCAGAGCCATATAAGTTGTGTAGTGGTTCATGAGATAGTATACTACCAGTCCCTATTTTTTATTTAAATTTAATCAAGGAGCAAGTGCATGGCGATCATCAGTCAAGTTAGAAATATTGGTATTTCAGCCCACATCGATTCTGGCAAAACAACTCTGACGGAACGGGCCTTATTTTACACGGGAAAAATCCACAAGATTGAAGAGGTCCGCGGAAAATCAGGAGTGGGCGCGACGATGGATTCGATGGATTTGGAGCGGGAAAAAGGAATCACGATCCAATCGGCCGCAACCTATTGCGAATGGAAAAACTACATCATCAACATCATCGATACTCCCGGCCACGTCGATTTTACCATTGAGGTGGAACGAGCCCTTCGTGTGCTTGATGCTGCCATTCTCGTCCTTTGTGGCGTCTCTGGCGTCCAAAGCCAATCGATCACGGTTGACCGCCAGATGCGCCGCTACAAGGTTCCTCGGATCGCCTTCATCAACAAATTGGACAGGACGGGAGCCGACCCCTTCCGAGTCATCAAACAGCTCCGTGAAAAGTTGGGGCACAACGCACACGCCATCAGTATGCCCATCGGAGCGGAAATGGATTTCCAAGGAACGGTCGATCTCACCAATATGAAAGCCTACTACTTTGATGGCGACAACGGAGAGAATGTTCGAGAGGAAGAGATTCCGGCCGAGTTGAAGGCCCAGGCCGAGAACCTCCGCCATGATCTGGTCGAAGCGATCAGCGACTTCGACGACAACATCGCCGAGAAATTCCTAGAGGAGGAACCCGTTTCAACCGACGAACTTCGCAAGGCAATCCGTAAGGCGACCATCTCTCTTCAATTCATCCCCGTGATGATGGGCTCCGCATTCAAGAACAAAGGCGTTCAACTTCTTCTCGACGGGGTCGGTTACTATCTTCCCAATCCCACTCAGATCACCAATGAGGCGCACGATCAGGACAACGACGAAGCCAAAGTCATCTTAGAAAGCACGCCCGACAAGCCGCTCGTCATGCTCGCCTTTAAATTGGAAGATGGTCGCTATGGTCAGTTGACCTATATGCGTGTTTATCAGGGAATAGTCAGAAAAGGAGACACGATCCATAATGTGACAACAGGGAAGAAGGTCCGCGTCTCCCGGCTGGTCCGGATGCACTCCGACGAGATGCACGATATCGACTCTGCTGAAGCGGGAGATATTGTGGCGCTTTTCGGTGTTGACTGCGCTTCCGGAAACACCTTCACCGATGGGACCATCCGCCACACCATGACCTCAATGTATGTCCCTGACGCCGTCATCTCCCTGGCCGTCTGGCCGAAAAAGAAGGGAGACGCCGGAAACTTTTCTAAAGCGCTCAACCGCTTTATGAGAGAAGATCCCACTTTTCGTGTTCACCGCGACGATGAGAGCAACCAGACCATCGTTTCCGGCATGGGTGAGCTTCACCTTCAAATTTATATCGAACGAATAAAACGGGAATACAGCTGTGAGATCGAGTCGGGAGAACCGCAGGTTGCCTACCGGGAAACAATCTCTCAGAAGGCCGAGTTCAAGTACACCCATAAAAAGCAGACCGGCGGTTCTGGACAATTCGCAAAAATGGGAGGATACATCGAACCGCTCCCATCCGATGCGGTTGAGACCTTTGAGTTTGTCGAAGACATCAAGGGAGGCGCAATCCCGCGCGAATATATCCCTGCCTGTGAGAAGGGATTTCGTGAACAAATCAAGACCGGTTCGCTCATCGGGTTTCCTGTGGTGGGTGTTCGTGTCGTCCTAAACGACGGCGCCTTCCATGCGGTCGACTCTTCTGAAATGGCCTTCAAAACCTGCGCGATCGCCGCTTTTAAGGAAGTCTATCCTCACGGCAAACCGATTATCCTGGAGCCGATTATGAAATTGGGATGCGAAGCGCCCGTCGAATTCCAAGGAGGTGTGATCGGACTGCTCAATCAGAGACGGGGTGTTATCCTCGGAACGATAAACAACGAGACCTTCGTTCAAATCGAGGCCGAGGTTCCGCTTTCCGCAATGTTCGGATTTTCCACTGATCTCCGAAGTGGTACGCAGGGAAAGGGTGAATTCTCAATGGAGTTTCTGAAATATGCCCCAGTACCAAAACAAATCTCCGCAGAGTTGATCAAGGCCTACCAAGACGAAAAAGCCGCAGAGAATAAATAAAATTCTGGCTTGCATTGAGTGCCCCCCTGGGATAACCCAGCGGGGGAAATCATTGGCTAAAAATGGACAGTTTCCTGAGACTACTCTTTTCAAACTCCATTGGGCTCAAATAACCCAAGGAAGCTCTGATTAAGTCTGGGTTGATTTTTTAAGGAGAAAAAATGTTTCGATTCAAGGCGTAAATCGAAGAGGATGGTTCTCGCGAAGCCATAGCCCTCTATTTGGAAGAACCACGCCCTGAAGGCGAGGATTCTTCGACACGAAATGAAAAAATCTTTATCTTTATTCGCTCGCTAACTGCGTACACTTGCTGTGCATGTTCAAGATTTACAACGCTGAAGCGGGGCATTTTAGCCCTGAAAATTTAATTCATGACTTATTCAGAGCTTCCCCAAGTAAGAGTGACATCGCTTACTGTTAATAAACGTTTCAATGTAATCGACAGCGGACTCGCTTTTAAAGCGTCTTACTCAAAATATCCCGTCCACAAGGTTATTTCGTTGAAGATGTTTTGAGAAACAAAATATCTGTGGATTTCGAGTAGTAACCTTCAATATCTTAAGAAAATCGTTGTGTGAAGGTTTCAGGGAAAAGTTTTAAAAATTGAAATGGGTAGAAGGTAAACGGTTTCCCGCCTAAGGAATCAACTATACAAACTATACAGCCGGGAGGGGAAAAAGGTTGTCTGAATACGTTACCCCTTTGAAAAGATGGTGCGCCCAGAGGGATTCGAACCCCCGCCACCTTGATTCGAAGCGTGAAAAGGGGTATTTTCACAACTGCTTTATTTTGGGATTTTTTACATACTTTAGTCGTAATATCAATATGTTATCAGATTTCTATAGGTTCTGCTGATTGCCATTAATTCTATCGTTTTCGCTTAATTCTGTCACAATTTTGACACAATACTATTACAGTATTAAAATCGTCCGGTATAGAACGGTGTCTGAGGGTAACTTAACCGGCACACGGGTTAGAAAAATAATAATCTCTCCTCTCTCAAACCTATTCTACCCAACGATAACCAACTCCAACAATGAGTTTTGTCACTTTTTAAAATAAGCATTCATCTTACAAATCGATAACATTCAAAGTTTTAAGAATTATCGATTACCAAGGGAAATGTTTGGCCGGTTAAACCTAATATCGATGGTAATGGTCACTAGAAAAGAACGTACGCATGGGATGGTTCTCTACGCTAATGCTTAATCTGAGTGTTTCACCAGAGTTGACATAAAGATAGAGCATGATTATAATTTAATCATGAACAAGGACCCCTCGTCTAAAAAACGGCTTTTCACCTTTGTACTGCTCCCCGTCTGGTTCTTTGTCTGGGGGATCTGCCCCTGGGATAATGCTTCTGTGGCTGCCCAGCCTTTAGTGGCAACCCACGCCGGGCATGGCCACCAGGAAATGGACGATACCCACCATACCTCCAAGGGAGTTGAACATAGCTGCGTCGGAGCGATTTCACTTTCCAAACAGCAGTCAAACTGGGGAAAAGACTCTCTCCAACCTCTTCCGAGGAACGAATCTTCAGGTTCAATCTTCGTGTTCGCCCAGTTTCATCAGCCTCCCCATCTTCCTTTGCCGTTTTCACAAACGCTCAGGCTCCCCAAGCGTTTTTCTAATCTTTATCAGATCCACCAATCCTTTCGCCTTTAATACCCCCTTTAAATACCCAACGATATAAGATTCGGGTAACAGTTTACTGATATTCCAGGAACATACTCATCCTTTGAAAAGAAGGAGGTGTGTTATGTGTTGTCCAAGATGTGATGGTTTAATGGTCCCAAATCGATTCCAGGATTTTTGGGATGACATGGACAGATTTTCTTTTATTGGGTTCCGTTGTCTACTCTGCGGAGAAATCATTGATCAGACCATTCTAGCCAATCGAGAAGCATTGGAATTTGTGATGGATTAAGTGAAAACAGTCCTGAAACGATATTAAAGATGCGATTGGTTCACCTCAATTGATCTAATAAATCAAGGGATTTTAACTTTAACATGAGATATTTCCAGGCCCCAAAAAATCGTTTTTCGATATCATTGCTATTGTTTGTCTGGTTTTTTATCTGGGGAGTCTGTCCTTGGGATAATAATTCAGCATCCGCCCAAACCTTAATGACGGCCCATGCTGGGCATGGCCACCAGAAAACGGATGACACCCACCACACCTCCAAGGGGGGAGAGCATACCTGTTCCAGGTCGGCATTACTATCCAAAGAAGAGGCAAGCTGGGGAAAAGGCCCTTTGATACCGCTTCCTCACAACGATTCTACTGTATCGATCATAGTAACATCCCGATTCTACCATCCTACCCACCGTCCATTACACTTTTTAGAAGCGCGAATATTTCTCAAGCGGATCTCGAACCTCTACCAACTCAATCAATCTCTGCGTCTTTAAGATTTCCTTTCATAATATGCCTAGCGGTTCCGAATATCGGTTCTCCGATAGTCCGGATGCAAATTCACCTCTTGAAAAGCATATTTCTATCTTATTGAAAGGAAGTTCCAATGCCGACAACATCAAAGACTCTACTGAAGGTTCTAGGAAGAATCATCCCCATTTTTTTTCTAGGGTTATTTGTCCTAGCGATATTCCCTTCTCCCTCAAAGGCGATCCCTGCCTTTGCAAGAAAATACGATCTTTCCTGTACCTCCTGCCATACCAAGCCCCCCCGTTTGAATGCCTTTGGCGAGGTCTTTCACATGGCAGGTTACCAGATTCCTCAAACCAAGGAGGGGGAGCTTCGTAAGAAGCGGCGAATCGGACGGGTCAACTCCGAGATCGAGATGCTGAATATCTTCGGGCTCCGGGCGACCGGGAACTTTGCCGAGTCTTTCTCCGGCGGGAATCCGGTCGAAAGCAACCTGGCACTGCCGCGTGAGATCGAATTCTATTTTGCAGGGACCTTTACCGACGACGTCAGTTATTTTTTGAATCTAAGCAACGAAATCGATGCCATTCAAGGCATCGAAAACGGACTCTTCGAAAAAAAGACGGAATTCGGTCTGGGCAAAGAATTTCTCCTCATGTTTGATCTTGGGCCTTCAATATCGAAAAAGCCGTCCGGTGGCATGAGCGGCCCGATGATGATGGGGCCGATGGTCATGGTCGGGAAGGTTGACCCTTCGACCAATTTTTCTTACTCGACCAATCGGCAGTTCATCATCAATAGTCCAGGACGCGTCGATAAAGGCGGACAGATACAGCGATTTACTCTGACA
This genomic interval from Candidatus Manganitrophaceae bacterium contains the following:
- a CDS encoding elongation factor G, giving the protein MAIISQVRNIGISAHIDSGKTTLTERALFYTGKIHKIEEVRGKSGVGATMDSMDLEREKGITIQSAATYCEWKNYIINIIDTPGHVDFTIEVERALRVLDAAILVLCGVSGVQSQSITVDRQMRRYKVPRIAFINKLDRTGADPFRVIKQLREKLGHNAHAISMPIGAEMDFQGTVDLTNMKAYYFDGDNGENVREEEIPAELKAQAENLRHDLVEAISDFDDNIAEKFLEEEPVSTDELRKAIRKATISLQFIPVMMGSAFKNKGVQLLLDGVGYYLPNPTQITNEAHDQDNDEAKVILESTPDKPLVMLAFKLEDGRYGQLTYMRVYQGIVRKGDTIHNVTTGKKVRVSRLVRMHSDEMHDIDSAEAGDIVALFGVDCASGNTFTDGTIRHTMTSMYVPDAVISLAVWPKKKGDAGNFSKALNRFMREDPTFRVHRDDESNQTIVSGMGELHLQIYIERIKREYSCEIESGEPQVAYRETISQKAEFKYTHKKQTGGSGQFAKMGGYIEPLPSDAVETFEFVEDIKGGAIPREYIPACEKGFREQIKTGSLIGFPVVGVRVVLNDGAFHAVDSSEMAFKTCAIAAFKEVYPHGKPIILEPIMKLGCEAPVEFQGGVIGLLNQRRGVILGTINNETFVQIEAEVPLSAMFGFSTDLRSGTQGKGEFSMEFLKYAPVPKQISAELIKAYQDEKAAENK